Sequence from the Phragmites australis chromosome 6, lpPhrAust1.1, whole genome shotgun sequence genome:
gattgttgttcgctCTTGATGTGAACAAACACCTCTaaaagtgtgattagaaagatgTAAGTGATTAATGTCTATTGAGTCATGTTCTAGcgaatttaaagtcttaatcgttaagttcataggcaatatggctcatACATTTCCCTGGAgttttctccctcctttctatttggttcttattgcctattaaaaaattatgtatgctatagcCGCTTTGGCAACTATTTGCAcctgagtgtttgagagggtaagaatttcactcaaactagtccaaacatgtgtttttgttgaatGTTTGTTCGATGTTTGGatttagtgagagattttagttcagcagaaaGTTTTCCttctcaccagatgatctaaTGCTCCTTCCTTTCTTCTCAATGGATCATCCGGTCTTCTGTTCTGTCAGATCAGCTTTCCTTATAAAAGGTTCGGTGTGTTTATCCCATGAGTAGTTTAGAATCAACAAATTACCTTTGtttgaaaatagattttcacttAGAAAAGGCCTGGTATTGGCAAAGAGTTCTGGACCAAACCTTCATGTGTTCAGTGGGTGCAGGCAAAATCAGAAAGTCAGAAAAACAGTCTAGTGCACATCTCTGGTGCTCAATGCGGTGTCatcagagtatccggtgttcagaattGAAAATTTTCTGAGTGAAGGTCCGATGGGTCAATCCGGTGTTGAGTATAATATCACCAAAGCATCCAATGCTTGAGTTTGGTTTCAGCTAAAGTTTGACATGCTCTCTACAAATTTTTATCCGGTACTATGTCTAAGcttcaccggacctttcagtGTTTGAAATTTCAGCATGTTAAGCTTCTGGCAGTCTTCAgtaaattggccattactccttATCGGGAAATCAAAATGATGAGCCGTTTGTTGAGTATGAAAGTAGACttaattatctttccaaccatgtgtattaTGCATATTGAATCATCATAGGCTTGGTTGCGTGACTCATGGAATTTGAAGTAGTTATCACAAGACTGAGAGTGTTAAAAATTGTGGAGGCGGTCGAGGCCTCCTTTTCGTGGTCGACGAGGTGGTCAATGAGATCAACCACTTGCTCTTcgtggtcgttgtctcttcttcgtggtcgatgatctcgtggcACTGCTCTAGGCTGGTCGAGGGAtgctgctcggagttggtcgaggagcacaagACGctactcggagctggtcgaggatcaCATGGCGCTGCTTGGAGCTGGTCCAGGATCATGCGGTGCTGCTCATAACCCTTTGCATCCAGAGCAATGTCCTTCTTTTCAGGTGTAAACCTTAGCAAAATAAATGTACGGTATTtcggtagtataaaattctttTCAATATTAAAGTTCAACTTAGTAAGAAGCGAGTCCACATCTTATTGTATCTTTTTGGCATGACCTCGTGTAATCGATCCTTGGACTGGGGGTAAAGCATCTTGGTTTACATGATTGGCTGGGATGTCCGCATCACTTGTATGATCTCTCGACGTTTTCACCTCCAGCAAACTTAAATCCAAGTTTTTAGTTCAGCTTCAAATTCTACAAAATTTATCGgtattttaaatgttttttcaTGTATATTCTAATATGTAGTTCATGCTTACAATTTCTTGTAATTGTTTcgcaaaaaattataaatttgagCCAAAATTAACATCACGACCCACTTGGCCAGCACTAGTCGGCATGATGTCTTGATGCTACCTTCGTATCACTTGTATGATCTCTTGGCGTTTTCACCTTCAGCAAACTTCAGTCTGGGTTTTTAGTTCAGCTTCAAATTCTACAAAATTTATCGGTATTTTAAACTTTTTTCATGTATATTCTAATATGTAGTTCATGCTTACAATTTCTCATAACCGTTTCTCAAAGAATTATAAATTTGAGCCAAAATTAacatgaaaattttaaaattcaaacgAAATCTGGTATCAAATCACTGGTGCCCTCCGGAGAAAATCAAAACCATTTTTCCTTCTCCGGATTTGTTTGTCGATTGCTATCAGAAGAATTCTCTTTATCTTGTCCCATCAGAACATTACGATAATATTCTTTGGAGCTATGTTCAATAACGTGATCAACATGTTTCTTTTTCAGAAGATTACGGTGTTATCCTGGTCAACTCAAACTGTTGTTTACTCACTCAGTGTAAGGTGCAGAGCAAGTGAACGTCTGCATCCGCCCAACAAAATATACAAACAATTGCATCAGCGAATGAAGTCGAGATCTCGATTAGAAACAACATTAGATAGCCTCTGAAATCATGCATTTATACAATGACCAAAGCCAAGGAACGATATCATCACATTATCACGGCTCTTTTCTCCCCCCAGCAAACAATATAATGCTCAAGAATAGtaagaaatcaagttaaaatatgtcttgattTATTTATAATAAGTGATTGGTAAAAttatcgatttggtttgtcgagttttggattgcttgagcttggtttgagtattttaatatttatatactaactggagttagagttggagaaatatgttttctTGTCTTTGGTGTGTACGTGACAGATGCGACTTGACGGTCGGCGACGAGTGATTGAAGCTAAGGGGGTGCTTGGTACTAGACGATCAAAGAGTTCAAacaaagtcaagggtgatccaaactgtacacgtgaaggtcaagcaaagtatgaaacggaggatgaagacggcgtgttgacaaagtcaagcgaaagagatgccggtgcaagtgacaagacgacccAGGGGATCAAGAGCGTGAAAGACTTGATGGCGGTCAGCATCGTAAGACGGattacacgtgtcgacatcggagcatttttttttaaagtgtaagcaagtggcgagtcacgctttgagaagcgtgtagagAGTTTCACGGTTGAGCCTCAAAATAGTAGGAGGATTGAATGAATatatcacgaagcttgcgtcaaggcgaagctaagtcgtgaaggtatTGCAATCGTTCGATGGGTGGAGCAAGAAATTGACTAATAtactctcggtggtaggtaggagtgtactataagagagagatattttagTAACAAGCTATGAAACTTAGGGGTTAAGTTTAGAGGTcaattttctagacctataaatagcgGGGTATAGCTATGAGAGAGTTaaaaccagccacttgagcctcttgtgtcacatatttgagagcctagtgctagagttttagaggagaaaaaaatgattgcttagcctatataataggtgagagtttttcaGAGAAAAATTATTGTGATATGTCTAAAATCAAGCTGaactctttgagtaatgaatttTACGTTTTTACATttgcttgaattccccttcttTTAGTCTCTCTCTTTTGGTTTCCTCgcaaatttgcaagtttttctttttttgttgtgattttcttgttgattttcgtttttaccTTTAAGCTACGATTTTTTCAACAttcggaagttgttcttcttgttgctagagacataaatattcatatacgTATTTGAGAGGGCCTTGAATCCTTTTGTCTCTATaccatcaatttggagagttgcttctttcggtgattgtctttttgctttgttctttgttcaagtttcaagcttttgtgctcaaagacaTATAGAATGATCTTCAAAATAGAGTCTATGGTTCATATTACATCcgtagagtcatgttgccttgaaactttctttctcactttgtctctctaaaaaaccaagtggagaagtatcttagtttgcatgtgatgagacATCGAcaatagttgatgtatcttgaacttggttagcatgtgtttgtagATGCTTGTTCTTATTTATGTCTAATTCGAGTTGACGGTGTTTGGAATTAGCGAATTCCTCTCTGTACATAGAAAAATTACATTCACTAGAAGTTTTGGTGCGAACATcggatgtttcggtgttcaCCAGAAGTTCCAGTATGGGCAGTGTGTATtcgccggactatttcttgtagagaccAGTTTTTTGGACGAAATTAGAGTTCAATGCACTGGAAAGTCCGGTGAATGTGGTGGCCACACCAGAGGGtatcactggagcattttcagtgctgaagtagaaatgaaagcaaacaccagatggtccagtgatgggcTTTAAGAGCGCAAAAGTACTTTCTGCAGAGAAGAAATTTTTAGTatcaagtttgattatgtacgccggatagtccagtgctgagattgtgaacaccggagaatgcaccagacattttattgcagagaggttgcagaaaagtggttcggtggattggcgcgcaccagattatccggtgatggacatgagatcaccggaatCTTTCACCGGACCTTCTTATAGAGAGCAAAGTTTTTCTgaaacagatagtgttacactcaccggctggtccggtgtttaggagcagaacacacgGGAACATTCagtgttcatgttttctgcaggatgtgctctgacttaaagttttttattttgtgctaacttggagatgttttggagtgtggagaaatatttttgtttgtttcaaggtgtgcaagtgatggatgcaacttgacggtcaacggtgggtgatcggggctaagcgacTGCTTGGTGACGGATGATCAAAGAGGGTCGgatagagtcaagggtgatcctagctgtacacatgaaggttaagcaaagtatgaaacggatgatgaagatgacatgttgataaagtcaagtgaaggcgATACCattgcaagtgacaagacggcccgaGAGATCAGGAGCTGAAGAGACTCGTCAGcgatcaagattgcaagacggaggGCATGCGTGATCATTGGAGCGTTTGCtttaggtggaagcaagtggggactagtcacgctttgagaagcatgctagggttttgcgGTCTAACCATTTTAGCCTCTTGTGGCACACATATGAGAGcgttgtgttagggttttagtggagagaaggatgagtgtttagcctatgtgataagtgagagttttaagaggaaaatctttataatccgtaTAAAATAGGGTTggcctctttgagtaatgaagtttattttatttcatatacttgaattcttcttcttctagttttcctctcttggttcccttgccttgtgtgcaagttttttctttccggttttgattttggtttttatttttggactgaaattttaacaccttatgaggtcattcttctagttgctagagacataaaattcacatacacacgcttatatgATGTGATCTTAAATtatcttgcctctagacaatcaacttggagaattttgTTGTCcgatgttcatcttttcttgtttctttgctagttatgatctttcgagtgttaaaatacatggattgatcttaaatgaaacataTGGTTTATATACCATCTATAGTGTCGTGctgtctcgattttctcttgttaaagcttctctcgatttttgcttccgcttgaaaTTTGttaaaacacctattcaccccctctaatcGTCAATCTTATTCTTAcactctctaaagtttatgctttcgTTTGTGCGTTTTTGAGAAGTGTTGGGTGAACAAGAAGTAGAtcatctatttcgcaagaaatttgtaagacacCTATTCACTCATCTCTGGTCGTCATTTTTGGTACTGCAAACCGACACTAATTTACCCGATTGAACATAGGATCTCCAAACAAACAACATATTCTACCTAAAGAGAGGTGCTGCTGGACTGTTGAAATATAGGGAGGAGGAAAAGCTCGGTCCTCATGGCTGAATTGcaggaaaatgaaaaaaagaaagctTGCAACCTTAGTTGCACTCATAGTGATTGATCTTGTCTCATGCAGACCACAGGGAGAGGAAGGAGGTATTGGACCATCTGTGGAGGAGCTCGCTCAGGCACAGCACCGCATACGCGAGCAGAATGAACTTGAAGAGGAACTGGAAGTACTGCGACAGCTCGGTGTTGGAAGCATTCAGcacctgaaaaataaataatggCATACGAATTAGATGAGCTTCATCGCGATATGTCAATATGTTGTTCATGAAGGATAGAAGGAGATGGTGGGAAAGAAGAGTGGTCATACCATGGCTAGTCCTGTCAATTGTGATCTCTGCTCGGGCGTGACCTTGTTGGCAATCTGATCCGAGTGTGGCTTCCTCCTGCAGCTCAAGCTCTCGCACTGATTGTCGGCAGCATCCTTCGGTCTAGCAGCGCCAGAGCAGTTGTGCAAGCGCTGCGCGTCCTTGGACTTGAGAGGCTTTAGGATGAAATCTTCAGCACCGGCAGTTAAGCATCTGCTTTATTCAAAGAGGTGGTGGGCCTGTTAGTGTTGATGTGCAATGCAAATCTAGCTTTTTCCTTCTGAAAAGTCGCGCAAATCTAGCTTTCAGAAAGGGCCTAAACCATGCACAGAGCATAGTCAGAGACCAAAAGCGGCTTTCGTTCGCGTATATAACGGCATCTGCTTTGCGCATAATGATGTGGAGGGGAAAGGGGGAAGATTTCACCTGCTGATCCGCTGGGGCTCGTTCTCCGACGACATCACGACAACCGGGATCGGATTTGGGGAGCTCAAAGCCTGACAAGTCGGAGGTTTTGTCTTTCATCCAAGTAAAATTAACCCAGAATTGACGCCAAATGAAGGATGCAAAGGAGATCGTTTTACCTTGATGGCCTTGAGAAGGTCATAGCCAGTCATCTCCGGCATGCAGTAGTCGGTGAGCACGATGTCAACGGTGAACTCCTGCAAATTGGAAGTCCTATTTCAGAG
This genomic interval carries:
- the LOC133921969 gene encoding two-component response regulator ORR2-like, with amino-acid sequence MGGEAAPAAVRVLVVDDSPVDRKVVELLLRNHKGSEGPFHVTSVDSGKKAMELLGLKGQAKLDSSAADANEFTVDIVLTDYCMPEMTGYDLLKAIKALSSPNPIPVVVMSSENEPQRISRCLTAGAEDFILKPLKSKDAQRLHNCSGAARPKDAADNQCESLSCRRKPHSDQIANKVTPEQRSQLTGLAMVLNASNTELSQYFQFLFKFILLAYAVLCLSELLHRWSNTSFLSLWSA